The DNA sequence ACGACGGTGTTCTTGAAATCCACACGGCGGCGCGAGCTGTCGGTCAGGACGCCGTCATCCAGGACCTGAAGCAGGACATTGAACACGTCCGGATGCGCTTTTTCAATCTCGTCGAGCAGCACCACCGAGTAGGGCTTGCGGCGAACCTTCTCGGTCAGCTGGCCGCCTTCCTCATACCCCACATACCCCGGGGGCGCTCCCACGAGGCGTGACACGGAGAACTTCTCCATGTACTCCGACATGTCAATCCTTATCAAAGCGTCCTCGTCGTCGAACAGGAACGCGGCGAGCTTGCGCGCCAGCTCCGTCTTGCCGACGCCGGTCGGCCCCAGGAAGATGAAGGAGCCGATCGGGCGCTTCGGGTCGCGCAGGCCGACCCGGTTGCGCCGCACGGCGCGAGCCACCGCCCCGACCGCCTCGTCCTGGCCCACGACGCCCTTGCGGAGCTCGTCCTCCATGCGCAGCAGCTTCTGCGTCTCTTCCTCGGCGAGCTTCACCACCGGAATGCCGGTCATCACCGAGAGCACCGCGGCGATCAGGTCCTCATCGACCTTGACGTCCTTGTCGCGCTTCGACTCGGCCCAGGACTTCTTGAGCTCGTTGCGGCGAGCCCGCAGCTCCTTCTCCTTGTCGCGCAGACGGGCAGCCTTTTCGTACTCCTGGCCGCGGATCGCGGCCTCCTTCTCCTTGACCACTTCCTCGAGACGCTTCTCGACTTCCTGGATCTCGCCCGGCACCGTGCTGACCGAGAGACGCGCCCGCGCACAGGCCTCGTCGATCACGTCGATCGCCTTGTCCGGGAAGTAGCGGTCGTTCATGTAGCGGTCCGCCAGCTTGACCGCCTGGATCAGCGCCTCGGGCGTGATGGTCACGCCATGATGCGCCTCGTACTTGTCCTTCAGCCCCTTGAGGATCTCGATCGTGTCCTCGACGCTCGGCTGATCCACCATGATCGGCTGGAAGCGGCGCTCGAGCGCGCCGTCCTTCTCGATGTACTTGCGGTATTCGTCGAGCGTGGTGGCCCCGATGCACTGCAGCTCGCCCCGCGCCAGCGCCGGCTTGAGCATGTTCGAGGCGTCGATCGCGCCCTCGGCGCCGCCCGCACCCACGATGGTGTGCAGCTCGTCGATGAAGATCACCGTGTCCTTGGACTCGCGAATCTCGTTCATCACGGTCTTGAGGCGCTCCTCGAACTGGCCGCGGTATTTGGTGCCGGCCACCACCGCCGCCAGGTCGAGCGTGACGATGCGCTTGTTGCGCAGGCTCTCCGGCACCTGGCCGGAGACGATGCGCTGCGCGAGACCTTCGGCGATCGCGGTCTTGCCGACGCCGGGCTCGCCGATCAGCACCGGGTTGTTCTTCTTGCGCCGCGACAGCACCTGGATGACGCGCTCGATCTCTTTTTCGCGTCCGATCACCGGGTCCAGCTTGCTCTCGCGCGCGAGCTGCGTCAGATCGCGCCCGAACTGGTTGAGCGCCGGCGTCTCGGGGCGCTCCTCGCGCTCCTGGCCGCTGGGCGCCGGCTGGCCGCCCAGGAGCTTCAGCGTCTCCTCACGGACCCGCTTGCGGTCCACGCCGAGCTCGAGGAGCACTTTGGCCGCCACGCCTTCACCTTCACGGATGAGACCGAGCAGCAGGTGCTCGGTGCCGACGTAGTTGTGTCCCAGCGAGCGCGCCTCCTC is a window from the Candidatus Eisenbacteria bacterium genome containing:
- a CDS encoding ATP-dependent Clp protease ATP-binding subunit, yielding MHDKFTERVRKVIYLAREEAARLQHDYIGTEHLLLGVIREGEGIAATVLNNLGLDLDRIRQEVENMVSASGGTMTIGEIPFTPRAKRVLELAVEEARSLGHNYVGTEHLLLGLIREGEGVAAKVLLELGVDRKRVREETLKLLGGQPAPSGQEREERPETPALNQFGRDLTQLARESKLDPVIGREKEIERVIQVLSRRKKNNPVLIGEPGVGKTAIAEGLAQRIVSGQVPESLRNKRIVTLDLAAVVAGTKYRGQFEERLKTVMNEIRESKDTVIFIDELHTIVGAGGAEGAIDASNMLKPALARGELQCIGATTLDEYRKYIEKDGALERRFQPIMVDQPSVEDTIEILKGLKDKYEAHHGVTITPEALIQAVKLADRYMNDRYFPDKAIDVIDEACARARLSVSTVPGEIQEVEKRLEEVVKEKEAAIRGQEYEKAARLRDKEKELRARRNELKKSWAESKRDKDVKVDEDLIAAVLSVMTGIPVVKLAEEETQKLLRMEDELRKGVVGQDEAVGAVARAVRRNRVGLRDPKRPIGSFIFLGPTGVGKTELARKLAAFLFDDEDALIRIDMSEYMEKFSVSRLVGAPPGYVGYEEGGQLTEKVRRKPYSVVLLDEIEKAHPDVFNVLLQVLDDGVLTDSSRRRVDFKNTVVIMTSNLGGRQIAAGGKHLGFKQVEGGAAQFQAIKSTVQDELKRAFNPEFLNRIDDVIVFHALTRDDMRKIVEILLGQVRERLRAQDIHLDITTDAVELLIERGFDPSLGARPLKRAIQRLLEDPLSEFILRGQLPAGIKVMVTRKEDGLSFAPAREPVPAPAPVTPGA